A part of Nitrososphaerales archaeon genomic DNA contains:
- a CDS encoding DUF126 domain-containing protein, which yields MKKIKCRKISKGVGEGVSLVSNAPISFLGDVDPKTGLIVNKNHPLYGKSIEGKVLIFPTGRGSTVGSYILYQLSKNGKAPKAIIMKEAEPIIAVGAIISNIPLVDKPEVFEFKDGERITVDADHNEIIVH from the coding sequence ATGAAGAAAATTAAATGTCGTAAGATATCGAAAGGTGTTGGTGAAGGAGTATCACTCGTCTCTAATGCTCCTATAAGCTTTCTAGGGGATGTCGATCCCAAGACTGGTTTAATTGTGAATAAGAACCATCCGCTCTATGGTAAATCGATCGAGGGAAAGGTTTTAATCTTCCCTACTGGTAGAGGCTCGACCGTCGGCTCCTATATCCTATATCAGTTATCGAAGAATGGTAAAGCTCCAAAAGCTATAATCATGAAAGAAGCTGAACCGATAATCGCTGTAGGTGCCATTATATCCAATATACCATTGGTGGATAAGCCAGAAGTCTTCGAATTTAAAGATGGTGAAAGGATCACCGTCGATGCCGATCATAATGAGATAATTGTACATTAA
- a CDS encoding aconitase X catalytic domain-containing protein, with translation MYLTPKEERILAGEEGEVRQKAMEIIVAIGEIYNADRLIPISSAHISGTSYKTIGDAGIEWIESLTSTKFSVPTTVNPFGMDLALWEIMGIRKDFAEKQMRIVNAFLKLGATLTCSCIPYLIGNIPKFGEHIAWAESSAVCYANSVLGARTNREGGPSALASAIIGLTGNFGYHLNEMRNPTVRVKVEVDLNEESDFGALGHYVGKRIGNGVPYFTGIKRASNDELKSLSAALAASGGVALYHIKDITPESSIVKSDGLEEINFTKSELKDSYEELSTVKEGKVDIVCLGCPHSSIEEIKKVAEMIKGKKVAPNTKLWLFTSLPTKILADRCGYSKVIEEAGGNIYCDCCMVIAPIEDLGFKVMAVNSAKAAVYVPTLSKMNVVFGNLKRCIEIAISGEAK, from the coding sequence ATGTATCTCACACCGAAAGAGGAGAGGATCTTAGCTGGCGAAGAAGGTGAAGTTAGACAGAAGGCGATGGAGATCATCGTAGCCATCGGGGAGATTTATAATGCAGACCGATTAATCCCGATAAGCTCAGCCCACATCTCTGGTACAAGTTATAAAACTATTGGTGATGCGGGTATCGAATGGATCGAGTCCCTAACATCTACCAAATTCTCCGTACCTACTACGGTAAATCCCTTCGGTATGGACCTTGCACTATGGGAGATTATGGGTATAAGAAAAGATTTTGCTGAAAAGCAGATGAGGATTGTAAATGCATTTCTCAAACTCGGTGCAACACTCACCTGTTCATGTATACCTTATTTGATTGGAAATATCCCTAAATTCGGTGAGCATATCGCATGGGCCGAATCATCCGCCGTATGTTACGCTAACTCTGTACTTGGAGCGAGGACCAATAGAGAAGGTGGGCCATCGGCCCTTGCATCGGCTATCATTGGCCTCACTGGTAACTTTGGTTACCATTTAAATGAGATGAGAAATCCTACAGTAAGGGTTAAAGTAGAGGTCGATTTGAATGAGGAGAGTGATTTTGGTGCTTTGGGGCATTACGTGGGTAAGCGAATCGGTAATGGTGTACCATACTTCACAGGAATAAAGAGGGCAAGTAATGATGAGTTAAAATCCTTATCGGCCGCTCTGGCAGCCTCAGGCGGTGTTGCATTATATCATATTAAGGATATCACACCAGAATCGAGCATAGTTAAATCTGATGGTTTGGAAGAAATTAACTTCACAAAGAGTGAGTTAAAAGATTCATATGAAGAGCTCAGTACAGTCAAAGAGGGTAAGGTCGATATAGTCTGCTTGGGCTGCCCCCATAGCTCTATAGAAGAGATTAAAAAGGTTGCAGAGATGATCAAAGGTAAGAAAGTTGCACCAAATACGAAGCTCTGGTTATTTACATCGCTACCAACAAAGATCCTTGCCGATCGGTGTGGTTATTCGAAGGTGATCGAGGAGGCTGGAGGTAATATCTACTGTGATTGTTGCATGGTCATCGCGCCGATCGAAGATCTGGGATTTAAGGTGATGGCTGTGAATTCCGCCAAAGCGGCAGTATACGTACCTACACTCTCGAAGATGAACGTCGTATTCGGGAATTTAAAAAGGTGTATCGAAATTGCAATTTCTGGTGAGGCTAAATGA
- a CDS encoding UbiD family decarboxylase, with product MYKDEGLRSIIESKEVLKIKNKVSTRLEITKYLMNYKRPILFENIERYEGFRIIGNLCSSRELIAKFLGVSIENLLMHLTNALNRPSLYQIVDDAEFLKNKVEEPNVIKHIPLVMYYSWKKRYYTSATIILARDPDTNRQNASFHRMMYLKGNRFVVRLVERDLYSFYMKNKSVGKDTKVVVICGVNPAIALAAATSRPNLNELELANTLLNDRLKCINLEGIDVPIESEVVMVGRILHNEVAKEGPFVDLTSTWDKIREQPVLEVERLYMRNDPIWQVILPGGSEHRLLQGIPQEPRIFQIVQNAVPTVKNVVLTNGGCNWLHAVISIKKLSEGDGKNAGLAALAAHPSLKRVIVVDEDINIMDPEDVEWALATRLQPDKGIVFIPNARGSSLDPSSGKSAITTKWIIDATIPLDRDKKDFMKVKS from the coding sequence ATGTATAAAGATGAAGGTTTAAGAAGCATCATAGAGAGCAAGGAAGTTTTAAAGATTAAGAATAAAGTATCGACAAGGCTCGAAATCACCAAATATCTGATGAATTATAAGCGCCCAATTCTCTTTGAGAATATCGAGAGATATGAAGGCTTTAGGATCATTGGCAATTTATGTAGCTCGAGGGAGCTCATTGCAAAATTCCTAGGAGTATCGATTGAAAATCTCCTTATGCATCTTACAAATGCATTGAATAGACCCAGTCTATATCAAATCGTTGATGATGCAGAATTTTTAAAGAATAAGGTTGAGGAGCCTAACGTTATAAAGCATATCCCACTCGTCATGTACTATTCGTGGAAGAAGAGGTATTATACTTCAGCGACGATAATCCTTGCCCGTGACCCCGATACAAATAGACAGAATGCGAGTTTTCACCGAATGATGTACCTTAAAGGCAATAGATTTGTGGTGAGGCTCGTTGAACGAGATCTATACAGTTTCTATATGAAGAATAAGAGCGTTGGTAAAGATACGAAGGTAGTGGTGATATGTGGTGTAAATCCAGCTATAGCACTGGCAGCAGCCACCTCACGCCCAAATCTGAATGAATTGGAATTAGCAAATACATTGCTTAACGATCGATTAAAGTGTATTAACCTTGAAGGGATAGATGTGCCGATCGAGTCCGAGGTCGTCATGGTGGGGAGAATACTTCACAATGAAGTTGCTAAGGAAGGCCCATTCGTGGACCTCACTTCTACTTGGGATAAGATCCGTGAACAACCAGTTCTAGAAGTGGAGCGATTGTATATGCGTAATGATCCAATATGGCAAGTGATACTGCCAGGCGGTTCTGAACATCGATTGCTTCAAGGTATACCTCAAGAACCAAGGATCTTTCAGATCGTGCAAAATGCTGTACCGACAGTTAAGAATGTGGTATTAACGAATGGTGGTTGCAATTGGCTTCATGCAGTCATCTCTATAAAGAAGTTATCGGAGGGTGATGGGAAGAATGCGGGTTTGGCAGCACTAGCGGCACACCCGAGCTTAAAGAGGGTGATCGTGGTAGATGAGGATATCAATATTATGGATCCAGAGGATGTAGAATGGGCTTTAGCAACGAGGCTCCAGCCTGATAAGGGTATCGTATTCATACCGAATGCGAGGGGCTCATCCCTTGACCCATCTTCGGGCAAATCTGCTATAACGACGAAATGGATCATCGATGCTACGATACCTTTAGATAGAGATAAAAAAGATTTTATGAAGGTAAAGAGCTAG
- a CDS encoding 3-hydroxyacyl-CoA dehydrogenase NAD-binding domain-containing protein, with product MKVDEVRKVTVVGAGIMGSGIAQVLAMNGYDVTLIDVSDEILKKSLESIRAGPFGLKRLVERGKLTEDQVNNIMARIHTTTDYKIGCSDADIVIEAIPEDLELKHKVFKKLEEFCPERTILASNTSSIMISEIASVLKRPERVVGMHWFNPAPVMKLIEVIKGAMTSDEVRDLIMDFSKKLGKVPIEVKDGPGFFVVRFLNAILMEAIRLYEQGVAGVKEIDEMCKLGLGWPMGPFELMDLVGIDVIYHVAEYCHQVLADPYVAPPVTLRKIFHAGYLGKKAGSKGGWYDYLGIKK from the coding sequence TTGAAAGTAGATGAAGTTCGTAAAGTAACGGTCGTTGGTGCAGGTATCATGGGAAGTGGTATCGCCCAGGTTTTGGCTATGAACGGATACGATGTTACTCTAATAGATGTGAGTGATGAGATCTTAAAGAAAAGTTTAGAAAGTATAAGGGCCGGACCATTCGGCCTTAAGAGATTGGTCGAAAGGGGGAAGCTTACAGAAGATCAAGTCAATAACATCATGGCAAGAATACATACCACTACCGATTATAAGATCGGTTGTAGCGATGCAGATATCGTGATCGAAGCGATCCCTGAAGATTTAGAGTTAAAGCACAAAGTATTTAAAAAGCTTGAAGAGTTCTGTCCAGAACGTACAATCTTAGCATCTAATACTTCGAGCATCATGATTAGTGAGATTGCATCGGTTTTGAAGAGGCCTGAGAGAGTTGTTGGAATGCACTGGTTCAATCCCGCACCTGTGATGAAGTTGATCGAAGTTATAAAGGGCGCTATGACAAGCGATGAAGTACGTGATCTAATTATGGATTTCTCAAAGAAGCTTGGTAAAGTGCCTATAGAAGTGAAAGATGGTCCGGGCTTCTTTGTAGTTAGATTCTTAAATGCAATATTGATGGAGGCGATTCGCCTTTATGAGCAAGGGGTAGCGGGTGTTAAGGAGATCGATGAAATGTGCAAACTCGGCCTCGGTTGGCCGATGGGTCCCTTTGAGCTCATGGATTTAGTAGGTATAGATGTGATTTACCATGTTGCAGAGTATTGCCATCAAGTATTGGCCGATCCTTACGTAGCACCACCGGTAACTTTGAGAAAGATCTTCCATGCAGGATACTTGGGTAAAAAAGCGGGGAGTAAAGGCGGCTGGTACGATTACTTGGGTATAAAAAAGTAA
- a CDS encoding pyridoxal phosphate-dependent aminotransferase, whose product MLAKRVCEIEESGTVKLANLVDEMKRKGIKIISFAVGEPDFTTPRHIIDAAIESLNSGFTHYTPSMGIYELREAIAERCNNYNKIPCKPKEVLVTPTKLAVYLAVMACINEGDEVIIPDPSWVTYEACVKLAGGKPVFVETREEDNYALTQESLQSSITPRTKMIIINTPSNPTGAVYTLDELKVIADIAKDHNLLVVSDEIYEELVYEGRNYSIASLDGMFERTITVNGFSKTFAMTGWRIGWAVGPQPIIEAMNKIQQHTLTCVCSFAQKAGIAALKGDRKPVDEMIKEFKERREIVCKGLNEIPGFKCKKPAGAFYVFPSYTFNKTSLELSEFLLKEARVAVTPGCAFGRCGEKHIRISYATSKECIMEGLKRISEAVSKLS is encoded by the coding sequence ATGTTGGCTAAGAGGGTATGTGAGATCGAGGAGTCGGGAACGGTAAAACTTGCGAATCTCGTGGATGAAATGAAGAGAAAAGGGATCAAGATCATATCGTTCGCTGTGGGTGAACCAGATTTTACAACACCTAGGCATATCATCGATGCAGCTATAGAGTCGCTCAACTCTGGATTCACCCATTATACTCCCTCCATGGGAATTTATGAGTTGAGAGAGGCGATCGCAGAGAGGTGTAACAACTATAATAAGATTCCTTGTAAACCAAAAGAAGTTTTAGTAACGCCGACGAAATTGGCGGTCTACTTGGCGGTAATGGCATGTATAAATGAAGGTGATGAGGTAATAATACCAGATCCGAGCTGGGTCACGTATGAAGCTTGTGTAAAACTTGCCGGAGGGAAACCAGTATTTGTTGAAACACGTGAAGAGGATAACTACGCATTAACACAGGAGTCTTTACAATCATCCATTACACCAAGAACGAAGATGATCATCATTAATACACCATCGAACCCTACAGGTGCTGTATACACATTAGATGAGTTGAAGGTTATAGCCGATATAGCGAAGGATCACAATCTCTTGGTAGTCTCGGATGAAATTTATGAAGAGTTAGTGTACGAAGGGAGGAATTACTCTATAGCATCATTAGATGGTATGTTCGAAAGAACCATCACCGTAAATGGATTCTCTAAAACTTTTGCCATGACCGGTTGGAGGATAGGGTGGGCTGTAGGGCCTCAACCGATCATCGAGGCGATGAATAAGATACAACAACACACTCTTACATGTGTATGCTCGTTTGCACAGAAAGCGGGAATCGCTGCATTAAAAGGAGACCGTAAACCCGTCGATGAGATGATAAAGGAATTTAAAGAGAGGAGAGAGATCGTCTGTAAAGGTTTAAATGAGATTCCAGGTTTCAAATGTAAAAAACCGGCTGGAGCATTCTATGTATTCCCATCTTACACGTTCAATAAAACTTCATTGGAGCTCTCAGAGTTCCTCTTGAAAGAGGCAAGGGTCGCTGTTACACCAGGTTGCGCATTCGGTAGATGTGGTGAGAAGCATATAAGAATCTCTTACGCAACTTCAAAAGAGTGCATCATGGAGGGTCTGAAGAGAATCTCTGAAGCTGTTTCAAAATTATCTTAA
- a CDS encoding carbamate kinase: protein MVKRILIALGGNAIKRANEEGTTEEQFRNIAITCEHIARLLKRLDEDDRIVITHGNGPQIGNLLIQQEEGSKFVPPQTLDVLCAMTQGQIGYMIQQTLQRYLRDVGGRWAKRQVVSIINQVLVSLEDPDFLDPSKPIGNFLTKDEVERLVREKGFVVDPPPGRVYLDKKISGLVIKRVMPMELKRPFRRVVPSPEPIKNIEADLIKMMVDQGVIVIASGGGGIPVVMDKDGNLKGVFAVIDKDKASEKLAEAIDATEFIILTDVEYVMLNFGRPNEKPIYRMSVEEAERYLAEGHFAKGSMEPKIIASIRFLRWGGERAIISSLDKLVEAYEGKTGTHIYR from the coding sequence ATGGTTAAAAGAATACTCATCGCCCTCGGTGGAAATGCTATAAAAAGAGCGAATGAAGAAGGCACTACGGAAGAACAATTTCGGAATATAGCGATAACTTGTGAGCATATAGCACGCCTTTTAAAGAGGTTGGATGAAGATGATAGAATCGTTATAACACATGGCAATGGTCCTCAAATAGGTAACCTCTTGATTCAGCAGGAGGAAGGCTCAAAGTTCGTTCCACCACAGACCCTAGATGTACTCTGTGCGATGACCCAAGGGCAGATCGGTTATATGATCCAACAGACCCTTCAAAGATATCTGAGGGATGTTGGTGGTAGATGGGCAAAGAGGCAAGTAGTCTCTATAATAAATCAAGTATTGGTAAGCCTTGAAGATCCCGACTTCCTTGATCCTTCGAAACCGATCGGTAACTTCTTAACGAAGGATGAAGTCGAAAGGCTCGTGAGGGAAAAAGGTTTCGTCGTCGATCCACCACCGGGAAGAGTTTACCTAGATAAGAAGATCTCCGGGCTTGTGATTAAGCGAGTCATGCCTATGGAATTGAAAAGGCCCTTTAGAAGGGTCGTCCCTTCACCCGAGCCCATCAAGAATATTGAGGCCGATTTGATTAAGATGATGGTCGATCAAGGTGTTATAGTAATCGCTTCAGGTGGTGGAGGTATTCCTGTCGTGATGGATAAAGATGGTAATTTGAAGGGCGTATTCGCGGTAATCGATAAGGATAAAGCGAGTGAAAAATTGGCTGAAGCGATCGATGCAACCGAATTCATAATTTTAACGGACGTTGAATATGTCATGTTGAACTTTGGAAGGCCTAATGAAAAACCTATCTATAGGATGTCTGTAGAGGAGGCAGAAAGGTACCTTGCCGAAGGCCACTTCGCTAAAGGGAGTATGGAACCAAAGATTATTGCAAGTATAAGATTCCTTAGATGGGGTGGTGAGCGGGCTATCATATCATCTTTGGACAAACTTGTCGAGGCCTATGAAGGTAAGACCGGTACTCATATATACAGATGA